A window of the Aquarana catesbeiana isolate 2022-GZ linkage group LG05, ASM4218655v1, whole genome shotgun sequence genome harbors these coding sequences:
- the SLA gene encoding src-like-adapter: MGNTIKNNPPPAKITQSETGTESDFLAVLYDYPPPDVSEPIFYFGEKLRVISDEGGWWRVVSLKSGRENYIPAKCVAKVYHGWLFDGVGREKSEQLLQLPEVKTGSFMIRQSETQKGTYSLSVKHRQVKHYRIFRLPNNWYYISPRLTFQCLEHLVNHYSENADGLCCVLTTPCLTQQSVNLTEVFGRQQMPVMRRKKPFNWKSMKKVSLTAEEPDHSSETDDSFLSYGLRQSIASYLSLAEDEESYSLPSNEQKPSRRSCVLSSVNARSNFMSNRASYTEGYR; encoded by the exons ATGGGAAACACCATTAAAAACAATCCTCCACCAGCAAAAATTACTCAATCTGAAACAG GAACCGAAAGTGATTTTCTCGCTGTTCTTTATGACTATCCTCCACCGGATGTGAGCGAGCCAATCTTCTACTTTGGAGAGAAGCTGAGGGTCATCTCAGA TGAAGGAGGATGGTGGAGAGTGGTATCCCTAAAGTCCGGTCGTGAGAACTACATACCTGCAAAATGTGTGGCAAAGGTCTACCACGG GTGGCTGTTCGATGGAGTGGGCAGGGAGAAATCAGAACAACTACTACAGCTGCCAGAAGTGAAGACCGGCTCATTCATGATCAGGCAAAGTGAAACACAAAAAG GAACTTATTCCTTATCTGTCAAGCACAGACAGGTGAAACATTATAGAATTTTCCGCTTACCGAATAACTGGTATTATATCTCGCCAAGATTGACCTTCCAATGCTTGGAGCACCTTGTCAACCACTATTCAG AAAATGCAGATGGGCTCTGTTGTGTTCTCACCACCCCGTGCCTCACCCAGCAGTCGGTAAACCTCACAGAAGTCTTTGGCAGACAACAAATGCCCGTCATGCGGAGAAAGAAGCCCTTCAACTGGAAGAGTATGAAGAA AGTTTCGCTAACCGCAGAAGAACCAGACCACTCTTCAGAAACGGATGACTCTTTTCTCAGCTACGGTCTTCGCCAAAGCATAGCCTCCTATTTGTCATTGGCTGAAGATGAGGAAAGTTATTCCCTGCCAAGCAATGAACAGAAGCCAAGCCGGAGAAGTTGTGTCTTATCCTCTGTCAACGCCAGAAGTAACTTTATGTCCAACAGAGCAAGTTACACCGAGGGTTACAGATAA